A portion of the Treponema rectale genome contains these proteins:
- a CDS encoding M15 family metallopeptidase, protein MRCSRVLIIGASLLMLNPFSACSKSNTKNVPETKALPENKTVTQVKAVSPEVKKAKLVYSKMSGRFKNDIQFKDDAEIESFIADLNEILEEEKTFPENDVSLFYLIDKKHNIGSDYVPAELIPVKQCSLFNVSRNDLSLRKEAYDALKVLSEAALADGIKLMVSSTYRSYTYQTGLFNRYVAQDGVELAERYSARPGTSQHQLGVAVDFGSITDDWGDTKMGKWVYENAAKYGWSLSFPREYEDVTGYMWECWHFRYIGVKACRFQEKWFNNIQQYMLEFINEWNLTE, encoded by the coding sequence ATGCGTTGTAGCCGTGTCCTTATCATTGGCGCATCACTTTTAATGCTGAATCCATTCAGTGCATGTTCAAAATCAAACACAAAAAATGTACCGGAAACAAAAGCTTTACCTGAAAACAAAACTGTTACTCAGGTAAAGGCTGTTTCTCCTGAAGTAAAAAAAGCAAAACTCGTATATTCAAAAATGAGCGGACGCTTCAAAAATGACATTCAGTTTAAGGATGATGCAGAAATAGAAAGCTTTATCGCAGACTTGAATGAAATTCTTGAAGAAGAAAAAACTTTTCCAGAAAACGATGTCAGTCTTTTTTACCTTATAGACAAAAAACATAACATCGGTTCTGATTACGTACCTGCAGAACTCATTCCAGTAAAGCAGTGCAGCCTGTTCAATGTAAGCCGCAATGACCTCAGCCTCAGAAAAGAAGCCTATGATGCACTGAAGGTTCTTTCTGAAGCAGCCCTGGCAGACGGAATAAAACTCATGGTAAGTTCCACCTACCGTTCCTACACTTATCAGACAGGTCTGTTCAACCGCTATGTTGCACAGGATGGAGTTGAACTTGCAGAACGGTACAGTGCCCGCCCTGGAACAAGCCAGCACCAGCTTGGAGTTGCAGTAGACTTCGGTTCAATTACAGACGACTGGGGTGATACAAAAATGGGAAAATGGGTGTACGAAAATGCAGCTAAATACGGCTGGTCCCTTTCTTTTCCAAGAGAATACGAAGACGTTACCGGCTATATGTGGGAATGCTGGCATTTCAGATACATCGGTGTAAAAGCCTGCCGTTTTCAGGAAAAATGGTTTAACAATATCCAGCAGTACATGCTTGAATTTATAAACGAATGGAACCTGACTGAATAA
- a CDS encoding STAS domain-containing protein, with protein sequence MDQLAINEKVGAYYMLLELSGAVNAYTITELKTKVYSYILDSNVVLDMSQVSQLDSTGLGVIIAAHNDGEGCGTKIFILNPSNEARHSLEKTGFLDTFNIIHSVTEVNDAL encoded by the coding sequence ATGGATCAGCTTGCCATTAACGAAAAAGTCGGTGCTTACTACATGCTTCTGGAACTTTCAGGAGCTGTAAATGCCTATACTATTACAGAGTTGAAAACAAAAGTTTACAGTTATATTCTCGATTCCAACGTTGTTCTTGATATGTCTCAGGTAAGCCAGCTTGATTCTACAGGTCTTGGAGTCATTATTGCCGCCCATAACGACGGTGAAGGATGCGGTACTAAAATATTCATCCTTAATCCTTCAAATGAAGCCCGTCATTCTCTGGAAAAAACCGGATTTCTGGACACATTCAACATAATTCATTCCGTTACGGAGGTAAACGATGCGTTGTAG
- a CDS encoding PP2C family protein-serine/threonine phosphatase, with product MIFLLLNLIAFAFTLRLAFRTDKKIELAKYSTDLVNLTLFLSILFLFSAVMISLSLWGPAQLSLFLGRVTIFLFACYSISASIYMVSFPRTNRQKPNVFLYIFRWAAFILAFYLVFFAKGSILSLGMNDKRFIFRSGFIFRGAMRRTFHYTWFDLLSAIYIYAVPCFFLLLAAIKAENTDARLLRQKRIITIIGVPLSWITWYYINWASEYQPLLFSLFTFTFIPQIIMFSYGSSLETLWTPLSFIKSAARIGIRYLLPAALGGLLFLALSDLYRQNLPLFMILYVTGVSIITFFWYYLDRFIQSRDFLRDNNYSAEFEKAITSIDYDDEPQAITEHVYSTFQRYLDSSSVSLLTDNGSENELETVYSSNGTTVTLKVDPSVFDTLLNMNHPVVFREWLMQNSSVSNIRSYAIDILTKTNSDAFIILNEGRQIVAVLTLGKKRNGNVYSVYDYEVLNKFYSNIFVVGYYFKNIMNEAVIGTVNREIRMSDQIITSIQENMDFIKNPKADIGYLMVPAHNIGGEFVDMIRLNDQRYIFIIGALNGKGIAASMNMVILKSIIRTFLAETTDFKLLVEKVNTFIRESLPKGSFFAGTFGLIDFTSDTLYYINCGAPALFMYTKTYNNVIEIQGAGRILGFVQDIGPLIKVKKVKLSEGDMILACTDGLIESRSLRGDVYGKSNIQSNFMENSGYPANKMAQFAYDSLVHFTSKELDDDVTILIIKYHGGK from the coding sequence ATGATTTTTCTTTTACTGAATTTAATCGCATTTGCATTTACACTCAGGCTTGCATTCCGTACGGACAAAAAAATCGAGCTTGCAAAATACAGTACAGACCTTGTAAACCTGACACTTTTTTTAAGTATTCTGTTCCTTTTTTCAGCTGTAATGATTTCTTTAAGCCTTTGGGGCCCGGCACAGCTTTCGCTTTTCCTCGGACGCGTTACTATATTCCTTTTTGCCTGCTACAGCATATCAGCATCCATTTATATGGTAAGTTTTCCGCGCACGAACAGACAGAAGCCTAATGTATTCCTGTATATATTCAGGTGGGCAGCCTTCATACTTGCCTTCTACCTTGTTTTTTTTGCAAAAGGTTCCATCCTTTCACTGGGAATGAACGACAAACGGTTCATATTCCGTTCAGGATTCATTTTCCGCGGTGCAATGAGACGTACCTTCCACTACACATGGTTTGATCTTCTTTCTGCAATCTACATCTATGCTGTTCCTTGTTTCTTCCTTCTCCTTGCTGCAATCAAGGCAGAAAATACAGATGCAAGGCTTTTAAGGCAGAAAAGAATAATTACGATAATCGGAGTTCCGCTTTCATGGATCACCTGGTATTACATTAACTGGGCAAGCGAATATCAGCCACTCCTTTTTTCACTGTTTACCTTTACCTTCATTCCTCAAATCATCATGTTCTCATACGGAAGCAGCCTTGAGACTTTGTGGACGCCTTTAAGTTTTATCAAGTCCGCAGCTCGTATTGGAATCAGATACCTTCTTCCTGCTGCATTGGGAGGACTTTTGTTCCTTGCTCTGTCAGACCTTTACAGACAGAACCTCCCTCTGTTCATGATTCTTTATGTAACCGGAGTTTCTATCATCACATTCTTCTGGTACTATCTTGACCGCTTCATTCAGTCCAGGGATTTTTTACGTGACAACAACTACTCTGCAGAATTTGAAAAAGCAATTACTTCAATAGATTACGACGATGAACCTCAGGCAATTACGGAACACGTATATTCTACATTCCAGCGCTACCTTGATTCATCTTCCGTTTCCCTTCTTACAGACAACGGTTCTGAAAACGAACTTGAGACAGTCTACAGTTCAAACGGAACGACAGTTACTTTAAAAGTAGATCCTTCTGTATTTGATACCCTCCTCAATATGAATCATCCTGTTGTATTCAGGGAGTGGCTCATGCAGAATTCTTCCGTAAGCAACATCCGTTCCTACGCTATCGACATTCTTACGAAAACAAATTCTGATGCATTCATCATTCTTAATGAAGGCCGCCAGATTGTTGCAGTCCTTACCTTAGGAAAAAAACGCAACGGAAACGTTTATTCAGTTTACGACTACGAAGTTCTTAATAAATTCTATTCAAACATTTTCGTTGTAGGATATTACTTTAAGAACATTATGAACGAAGCCGTTATCGGTACGGTTAACCGCGAAATCCGCATGTCTGACCAGATCATTACTTCCATTCAGGAAAACATGGACTTCATCAAGAATCCTAAAGCAGACATAGGCTACCTTATGGTTCCGGCTCATAACATTGGTGGTGAATTCGTTGATATGATCCGCCTTAACGACCAGCGCTATATTTTCATCATCGGTGCACTTAACGGTAAAGGTATTGCAGCTTCCATGAACATGGTCATCCTTAAGTCCATTATCCGTACCTTCCTTGCTGAAACCACAGACTTCAAGCTTCTCGTTGAAAAGGTAAATACCTTCATCAGGGAATCTCTTCCTAAGGGATCATTCTTTGCAGGAACATTCGGACTTATAGACTTTACGTCTGACACTCTTTATTACATCAACTGCGGTGCCCCTGCCCTCTTCATGTATACAAAAACCTATAATAACGTAATCGAAATTCAGGGTGCCGGACGCATTCTTGGATTCGTTCAGGATATCGGCCCTCTTATCAAAGTAAAGAAAGTTAAGCTTTCTGAAGGGGACATGATTCTTGCATGTACGGACGGGCTTATTGAATCCCGATCCCTCCGCGGTGACGTATATGGAAAATCAAACATCCAGTCCAACTTTATGGAAAACTCCGGATACCCTGCAAACAAAATGGCACAGTTTGCATATGATTCCCTTGTTCACTTTACATCAAAAGAGCTGGATGATGACGTTACCATCCTTATCATAAAATATCATGGAGGCAAATAA
- a CDS encoding PP2C family protein-serine/threonine phosphatase — MYQAKRRISVFITNVILIAFFTFTVISVIPVLRRNSPKNSPLATLVTIGIAFGIVTVTSRIAAVYLTKKAAESSLEEGETEILSNFIEKLRFCYSLDEFNEIVSQVLEIEGDCSVLYIDREQNYILYNSPDRLTCSKDITDKLERNYSKEWKDGLYFLGENYGVVTTSKKARGFLLVHNKQHLYVFCRYTKLFDHYIFKSLYEEYCRFQSRIKTIAQLSEISSLSKDWNQLAETQRSFLPPSMPFINKLSIAAYYKPLVNVSGDYYTVLPVSETKTLLMLGDVSGKGLAAALVMGLVMNTVKNIANKENLSGVIQAVDKAIKGMKLQDKYTVVFIGIVDTERMVIRYVNASMSDPVVISKSPTGYKLKPLTSNCSLVGIIDLPDIEPSELKLFRGDVILMASDGVSEVMDKDGVELGTTQLYQDTIKASAAKKPEEFIKDVVDLIHSYNGGAKLRDDLTMMVAKVER; from the coding sequence ATGTATCAGGCAAAAAGACGAATTTCGGTATTCATAACGAACGTCATATTAATTGCGTTCTTCACTTTTACTGTAATAAGCGTAATTCCAGTCCTGCGGAGAAATTCACCTAAAAACTCTCCGCTGGCAACTCTGGTAACCATCGGCATCGCTTTCGGTATCGTAACGGTTACTTCCCGAATAGCTGCCGTTTACCTTACAAAAAAAGCTGCAGAAAGTTCCCTTGAGGAAGGTGAAACTGAAATTCTTTCAAATTTCATTGAAAAACTCCGTTTCTGTTACTCTCTTGATGAATTTAATGAAATCGTATCGCAGGTTCTTGAAATAGAAGGAGACTGCTCCGTTCTCTATATTGACCGGGAACAGAACTATATCCTTTACAACAGCCCTGACCGCCTGACCTGTTCAAAAGACATAACTGATAAACTTGAACGAAACTATTCCAAAGAATGGAAAGACGGACTTTACTTTCTTGGAGAGAACTACGGTGTCGTAACGACTTCAAAAAAAGCCCGCGGTTTTCTTTTGGTACACAACAAGCAGCATCTTTATGTATTCTGCCGTTATACGAAACTTTTTGACCACTATATATTCAAAAGCCTTTACGAGGAATACTGCAGATTCCAGAGCCGTATCAAGACAATTGCCCAGCTTTCTGAAATTTCTTCCCTCTCTAAAGACTGGAACCAGCTGGCAGAAACACAGCGCTCCTTCCTTCCGCCGTCAATGCCTTTTATCAATAAACTTTCCATTGCAGCATATTACAAACCGCTCGTTAACGTTTCCGGTGACTATTATACAGTCCTTCCTGTTTCGGAAACAAAAACCCTTCTCATGCTCGGGGACGTATCAGGTAAAGGTCTTGCCGCAGCCTTAGTCATGGGTCTCGTAATGAATACCGTAAAAAACATCGCCAACAAGGAAAACCTCAGCGGGGTGATTCAGGCTGTAGATAAAGCTATCAAAGGAATGAAACTTCAGGATAAATATACTGTAGTTTTCATCGGAATCGTTGATACAGAAAGAATGGTCATCAGATATGTAAATGCTTCCATGTCTGATCCGGTAGTAATTTCAAAATCACCGACAGGATACAAACTTAAGCCTCTGACTTCAAACTGTTCTCTTGTAGGTATCATTGACCTGCCTGATATAGAACCTTCTGAACTTAAACTTTTCCGCGGAGACGTCATTCTCATGGCATCAGACGGTGTTTCTGAAGTAATGGATAAAGACGGCGTTGAACTTGGAACAACCCAGCTCTATCAGGACACAATAAAGGCCAGTGCGGCAAAGAAGCCTGAAGAATTCATAAAGGATGTCGTTGACCTCATTCATTCATACAACGGCGGAGCAAAACTCAGGGACGACCTTACAATGATGGTTGCCAAGGTGGAGAGATAA
- the dnaJ gene encoding molecular chaperone DnaJ yields MAAKRDYYEVLGIDKSADKETIKKAYRKLAVKYHPDRNPGDKEAEEKFKEATEAYEVLSDEQKRPIYDQYGFAGLDGMGGAGGGQGYSHAFHDFSDLFGGAGGFSDIFESFFGGGGSSSRNRRNDNDGASLRVGLEISLKEAAYGCKKDIRFTHKEACPECHGSGGAAGSSRKTCPTCHGAGQVRRSAGFFSVQQTCPTCGGKGTTIDKPCTSCRGSGVYNKTTTIALTVPPGTEDGARKIVHGMGDAGINGGTNGDLIVIIQVEPDRYFERSEYDLYCAVPISVAQAILGTDITIKGLDDRAITIKVPAGTTNGKLLRVRNEGIPYANSGKKGDLYVKFIVQLPTKLSSEQKAAMEAYARYEKATTEPSKIPLDSLQN; encoded by the coding sequence ATGGCCGCTAAACGTGATTATTACGAAGTTCTTGGAATCGATAAAAGTGCAGACAAAGAAACAATAAAAAAAGCATACCGCAAGCTTGCAGTAAAATATCATCCAGACAGAAATCCGGGCGATAAAGAAGCTGAAGAAAAATTCAAGGAAGCAACGGAAGCTTATGAAGTCCTCTCTGATGAACAGAAACGTCCTATTTATGACCAGTACGGTTTTGCTGGTCTTGACGGAATGGGCGGAGCCGGAGGCGGACAGGGCTATTCTCACGCATTCCATGATTTCAGCGATCTTTTTGGAGGTGCAGGCGGTTTCAGCGATATCTTCGAAAGTTTCTTCGGAGGCGGCGGTTCCAGTTCAAGAAACAGGCGTAATGACAACGACGGTGCAAGCTTACGCGTAGGTCTTGAAATTTCACTTAAAGAAGCAGCCTACGGATGTAAAAAAGACATACGCTTCACTCATAAAGAAGCCTGTCCTGAATGCCACGGTTCAGGAGGAGCAGCAGGTTCCAGCAGAAAAACCTGTCCTACATGTCATGGTGCAGGTCAGGTAAGAAGAAGTGCAGGATTTTTCTCTGTACAGCAGACCTGTCCTACCTGCGGCGGCAAAGGAACTACAATCGACAAGCCATGTACAAGCTGCCGCGGAAGCGGAGTTTACAATAAAACAACAACCATTGCCCTTACAGTTCCACCGGGAACAGAAGACGGAGCAAGAAAGATTGTTCACGGAATGGGTGATGCCGGCATAAACGGCGGAACAAACGGAGACCTTATCGTAATAATCCAGGTTGAGCCGGACCGCTATTTTGAACGCAGCGAATATGACCTTTACTGTGCAGTTCCTATATCAGTGGCACAGGCTATTCTCGGTACCGACATAACGATAAAAGGACTTGATGACAGGGCAATAACCATAAAAGTACCGGCAGGAACAACTAACGGAAAGCTCCTCAGAGTCAGAAATGAAGGCATTCCTTATGCTAATTCCGGTAAAAAAGGCGATCTCTACGTTAAGTTCATCGTACAGCTGCCTACAAAACTTTCTTCTGAACAGAAAGCTGCCATGGAAGCATATGCCCGTTACGAAAAGGCAACGACAGAACCTTCAAAGATTCCTCTGGACAGCCTGCAGAACTAA
- the dnaK gene encoding molecular chaperone DnaK, producing the protein MGKIIGIDLGTTNSCVAVMENGEPVVIQNSEGGRTTPSIVGFTAKGDRIVGLPAKNQMVTNPKNTVYSVKRLIGHRFNELEGEATKLPYTIKDHGADVRVSVQENGAEKEYSPQEISAFILQKMKKTAEDYLGEPVTEAVITVPAYFNDAQRQATKDAGKIAGLDVKRIINEPTAASLAFGFNKDQKSEKTIAVYDLGGGTFDISILELGDGVFEVKSTNGNTHLGGDDWDRRIVNWLIDQFKADTGIDLSGDSMAMQRLREAAENAKISLSNQTTAEINLPFITADSTGPKHLQKSITRAQFEQMTDDLFEATREPCQKAMRDAEITADKIDEVLLVGGSSRMPKVQEIVKSIFGKEGSRSVNPDEAVAIGAAVQGGVLAGDVKDVLLLDVTPLSLGIETMGGVFTRLINRNTTIPTKKSQVFSTAADNQTAVSIHVLQGEREMAAQNRTLGNFDLTDIPPAPRGVPQIEVTFDIDANGIVHVSAKDMGTGKEQHIQIQSSSGLSEEEINRMVKDAEANADADKKKRESIDARNEADSLVYQTEKTLKDLGDKVNAEDKAKVETAANELKEALKGDDIEAIKAKSEALKQASYKIAEELYKQQAANGGAQGANPGAGAGADAGAGSSNAGASGFNKANADDAEYEVKDDK; encoded by the coding sequence ATGGGAAAAATTATTGGTATTGACTTGGGAACAACAAACTCTTGTGTTGCCGTTATGGAAAACGGTGAACCTGTTGTAATCCAGAACTCTGAAGGCGGAAGAACAACTCCGTCAATCGTTGGTTTTACAGCTAAAGGAGACAGAATCGTAGGTCTTCCTGCTAAAAACCAGATGGTAACAAACCCTAAGAACACAGTTTACTCAGTAAAGCGCCTTATCGGTCACAGATTCAATGAACTTGAAGGAGAAGCAACAAAGCTTCCATACACAATTAAAGACCATGGTGCAGACGTTCGTGTAAGCGTTCAGGAAAACGGAGCAGAAAAGGAATACTCACCACAGGAAATCAGTGCATTCATCCTTCAGAAAATGAAGAAAACTGCAGAAGATTACCTTGGAGAACCAGTAACAGAAGCTGTTATTACAGTTCCTGCATACTTTAACGATGCTCAGCGTCAGGCAACAAAAGACGCAGGTAAAATTGCAGGTCTTGACGTAAAGCGCATCATCAACGAACCTACAGCAGCTTCTCTTGCTTTCGGTTTCAACAAAGATCAGAAATCAGAAAAGACTATCGCAGTATATGACCTTGGTGGCGGTACATTTGATATTTCCATCCTTGAACTTGGCGACGGTGTATTTGAAGTTAAATCTACAAACGGTAACACACACCTTGGTGGAGATGACTGGGACCGCCGAATCGTAAACTGGCTTATTGACCAGTTCAAGGCAGATACAGGCATCGACCTTTCAGGTGACTCTATGGCTATGCAGCGTCTCCGTGAAGCAGCTGAAAATGCAAAAATCAGCCTTTCAAACCAGACAACTGCAGAAATCAACCTTCCGTTCATCACAGCTGACTCAACAGGTCCAAAACACCTTCAGAAGTCAATTACACGCGCTCAGTTTGAACAGATGACTGATGACCTCTTTGAAGCAACCCGTGAACCTTGTCAGAAGGCAATGCGTGATGCAGAAATCACAGCAGACAAAATCGATGAAGTTCTTCTCGTCGGCGGTTCAAGCCGTATGCCTAAAGTTCAGGAAATCGTAAAATCAATCTTCGGAAAGGAAGGAAGCCGTTCTGTAAACCCTGATGAAGCAGTTGCCATCGGTGCAGCCGTACAGGGTGGTGTTCTTGCAGGAGACGTTAAGGACGTTCTTCTTCTTGACGTTACACCTCTTTCACTCGGTATCGAAACAATGGGCGGTGTATTTACACGCCTTATCAACCGCAATACTACAATTCCTACAAAGAAGAGTCAGGTATTCTCTACTGCTGCCGACAACCAGACTGCAGTAAGCATCCACGTTCTTCAGGGTGAACGGGAAATGGCTGCCCAGAACCGTACACTCGGAAACTTTGACCTTACAGACATTCCACCGGCACCACGTGGAGTACCACAGATTGAAGTTACCTTCGACATCGATGCAAACGGTATCGTACACGTTTCTGCAAAAGACATGGGTACAGGAAAAGAACAGCACATTCAGATTCAGTCTTCTTCAGGTCTCAGCGAAGAAGAGATCAACCGCATGGTAAAAGACGCAGAAGCAAATGCTGATGCAGATAAGAAGAAGCGTGAATCCATCGATGCCCGCAACGAAGCAGATTCTCTTGTTTACCAGACAGAAAAGACCCTCAAGGATCTCGGTGACAAAGTAAATGCAGAGGACAAAGCAAAAGTTGAGACAGCTGCAAACGAACTTAAGGAAGCCCTCAAGGGTGATGACATTGAAGCAATCAAAGCTAAATCAGAAGCCCTCAAGCAGGCTTCTTACAAGATTGCAGAAGAACTTTACAAGCAGCAGGCAGCAAACGGCGGTGCACAGGGAGCAAATCCAGGTGCAGGTGCAGGAGCTGACGCAGGAGCAGGTTCTTCAAATGCAGGTGCATCAGGCTTCAACAAGGCAAATGCAGACGATGCAGAATACGAAGTAAAGGATGACAAATAA
- a CDS encoding nucleotide exchange factor GrpE produces the protein MANEEIKEQENAEAEAETTQAQTENQETSQTETEGAAAQDETAAEEKTSETDEVTALKNKVEQLEKENADLKDQVLRRAADFENYRKRMIQEKQEAFDFANTNLLKDLLDSLDNFDRTVEAAATATDPKSIADGVSMISKSMVSMLENKYNLVSYGAVGDAFDPNIHEAIGMQEGDVSEEQLAAVYLKGYKLKDRVIRHAKVMVVKPKA, from the coding sequence ATGGCTAATGAAGAAATCAAAGAGCAGGAGAATGCAGAAGCTGAAGCTGAAACAACTCAGGCTCAGACAGAAAACCAGGAAACTTCACAGACTGAAACCGAAGGGGCAGCAGCTCAGGATGAAACAGCCGCTGAAGAAAAAACTTCTGAAACAGATGAAGTTACAGCCCTTAAAAACAAGGTGGAGCAGCTGGAAAAAGAAAATGCCGACCTCAAAGATCAGGTTTTACGCCGTGCAGCAGATTTTGAAAACTACCGCAAGCGCATGATCCAGGAAAAGCAGGAAGCCTTTGACTTTGCGAACACAAACCTGCTTAAGGACCTTCTGGACAGTCTTGACAACTTTGACCGTACGGTAGAAGCAGCAGCCACTGCAACGGATCCTAAATCAATTGCAGACGGTGTTTCAATGATAAGCAAAAGCATGGTAAGCATGCTTGAAAACAAGTACAATCTTGTTTCTTACGGTGCCGTTGGAGACGCTTTTGATCCTAACATCCACGAAGCTATCGGAATGCAGGAAGGAGACGTTTCAGAAGAACAGCTGGCAGCAGTTTACCTTAAAGGATACAAACTTAAAGACAGGGTTATCCGCCATGCAAAAGTCATGGTAGTTAAACCTAAGGCATAG
- the flgB gene encoding flagellar basal body rod protein FlgB — protein MGMNDFFGSVELLHRSMDVASLRYQVTANNIANSETPKYKKQYVNFESELKRAFESEENAKANPFKLTVTNPLHFGTPEGKSWLDVEPRRVTDWSTSVKANGNNVDAEEEAMTLVQIQEQYRLLTQLTSFQFSQLDVAMRSSK, from the coding sequence ATGGGAATGAATGATTTTTTTGGTTCAGTAGAACTTCTCCACCGTTCGATGGATGTTGCAAGCCTTCGTTATCAGGTTACGGCAAATAATATTGCCAACAGTGAGACTCCTAAATACAAGAAGCAGTATGTAAATTTTGAAAGTGAACTTAAGCGGGCATTTGAATCTGAAGAAAATGCAAAAGCTAATCCTTTTAAGCTTACTGTTACGAATCCGCTTCATTTCGGTACTCCGGAAGGAAAAAGCTGGCTTGATGTAGAACCGAGGCGCGTAACAGACTGGAGTACTTCTGTAAAGGCAAACGGTAACAATGTTGATGCAGAAGAAGAAGCTATGACTCTTGTTCAGATTCAGGAACAGTACCGGCTTCTGACTCAGCTTACCAGTTTTCAGTTCAGTCAGCTTGATGTTGCGATGAGAAGCAGCAAATAG
- the flgC gene encoding flagellar basal body rod protein FlgC, with protein sequence MGLFTSINIAATGMSVQRLRSDVISNNIANATTTRTQEGGAYRKQTVIVEPIAKDNPVWRSPFLNEGMDNGPGKGVRVSKIVKDSEKGRLVFDPGHPDAIQSGPHKGYVEYPNVNIVNEMVNMIDANRAYEANSSVIQGSKEMFSAALEIASR encoded by the coding sequence ATGGGACTTTTTACCAGTATAAATATTGCTGCTACAGGAATGAGCGTTCAGCGTCTTAGAAGTGACGTTATTTCAAACAATATTGCAAATGCAACTACAACCCGTACGCAGGAAGGCGGTGCTTATCGCAAGCAGACTGTAATTGTGGAGCCGATTGCAAAGGATAATCCTGTATGGAGAAGTCCGTTTCTTAATGAAGGAATGGATAATGGTCCTGGAAAGGGTGTCCGCGTAAGCAAAATAGTTAAGGATAGTGAGAAAGGCCGTCTGGTTTTTGATCCGGGGCATCCAGATGCAATTCAGTCCGGTCCTCATAAGGGATATGTTGAGTATCCTAACGTAAACATCGTTAACGAAATGGTTAACATGATTGATGCAAACAGGGCGTATGAAGCCAACAGTTCTGTAATTCAGGGAAGTAAGGAAATGTTCAGTGCTGCCCTTGAGATTGCCTCGCGCTAA
- the fliE gene encoding flagellar hook-basal body complex protein FliE: MNISFDIDNMTATRVDHIGGTSKVVKDAGVQSVGAVPERKGLFETYLLDAVSKMNDQQVEVSALQKQIVTDPDSVDIHDVTIAMAKAQSSLSLAKSVIDRIVTGWTELSQNR, encoded by the coding sequence ATGAATATTTCATTTGACATAGATAATATGACTGCTACCAGGGTTGATCATATTGGCGGTACGTCAAAGGTTGTAAAGGATGCCGGCGTTCAGTCAGTGGGAGCAGTTCCTGAGAGAAAAGGTCTTTTTGAAACCTATCTTCTTGATGCAGTCAGCAAGATGAATGACCAGCAGGTTGAAGTATCAGCCCTTCAGAAGCAGATTGTTACAGATCCTGACAGCGTGGATATTCATGATGTAACTATTGCAATGGCAAAGGCCCAGAGTTCACTTTCCCTTGCAAAGTCGGTTATTGACCGCATTGTAACCGGATGGACGGAACTTTCTCAGAACAGATAG